In the genome of Thermodesulfobacteriota bacterium, the window TGCACCGCGTCCACGATCTGGTTGTAGCCCGTGCACCGGCAGAGGTTTCCCGAGAGGGCGACCCGGATCTCCTCCCGGGTGGGCCGGGGGTTGCGGTCCAGGAGCGCCTTGGCCGAGAGCAGCATGCCCGGCGTGCAAAAGCCGCACTGCACGGCACCCTTATCGACGAACTTCTCCTGGAGGGGGTGGAGCGCCTCGGCCCCCCCCAGCCCCTCCACCGTGACCACGTCTCGCCCCTCGGCCTTCCCGGCCAGCACGAGACACGCGTTCACGGCCCGGCCGTCGACGAGCACGGTGCATGCCCCGCACTCCCCGACCCCGCACCCCTCCTTGGCGCCGGTGAGGTCGAAGTGCTCCCGCAGGAGCCACAGGAGCGAGCGGTGGGGCTCCACCTCGGCCCGAACGGACCTGCCGTTCAAGGTGAATGCGACGGAAATTCGGGTGTCGTCCATGGGCGCTTTCGCTCTCCGGTGGCGTTTCGGTCCGGTTCCTACGCCGTCAGTTCCCGGTCCGCCGCCGCCACCAGGGCGTCGAGCTCGGCGCAGACCTCGGGCGGTGCAACCGGCGGCCGCTCCTGCGCCGTGAGCGCGCGCATCCGTTCCAGGGCCCGCGCGGCGAGGTCGCTGCGGCCCTTGGCCTCCCAAGCCGCCAGGCCGTCCCGAGTGAGCAGGCGCGGCCGGTAGGCTTCGCGGCAGTGGCGCAGGGTGTGCTTGCGCCGCAGGAACTCCGCGCCGGGCTCCGTGGCCAGGAGGTCCGCCCAGCCCAGCGTCTCGTCGTCCACGGCGAGCTCCTGGCGGAAGCGGCGCAGCCACTGGGCGATCTCTTCGTCGAGGACGAGCTGCACGGGGCTTACGGTGGTGGCGACCTCGAGCTGGCCGGCGCCTCCGAGGATGTCGGCGCCCGCCGCGGCCACCGCCCCGGCCAGGAGGGTACTTTCCAGAACGGACTGGTCCCCGGGCACGGGGCCGTCCGAGCCGAACCCGTAGGTGTGGGTCGGCAGGCCGAAGGCGGCCTTGAGGAACGCCACCGCGGCGGCTTTGCCCTGCACCGCCTCGACGCTCGACTGGACGCTCGAGCCCGTGGCCATGTCTCCGAAGAAGATCAAGGGCGTGGCGATCACGGGCGCGCCCGGCTGGAGGGTCTGGGCCACGGCCGCCATGACCACGATCTCGGCCGCGGCCAGGAGGATCGTGCCCGGGATGGTGATGGGAGCCGTGGTGCCCGCGCTGGGCAGGCTGCACGCGTGGAGCGGCACCCCCGCGGCGCTCGCCTGGACGATGATCTCCAGGTCCATGCGCTTGAAGTCCAGCGGGGTGAGCGAGCAGGTGATCATGCTGATGCGGGGGCGCTCCCGCAGGGCGCGCTCGCCCCCGCAGGCGGCCGCCGCCAGGCGCAGCAGGTGCACGACGCTCTCCCCGCTGTAAGGCTGCACCCACACGTGCTTGCGGGTGTTGCGCAGCATGCACCGCAGCCCGTGGACGTCCGCCGTCTGGACCGGCACCCCGCTCGGGGAGGGGAACGGGCAGAAGTCCACCCCGTCGAGGGAGTCGGCGAGCCGGGCCCACAGGGCCAGGTCGTCGGGGGTGACGTTGCGGCGCTCCCCGGAGTCGGGATCGAGGTAGAAGGGGGCGCCCGTGTTGGAGCGCACGAGGAAGGCCCCGTCCGGGCAGGGAACCGTTCGGTCCCGGGCCGGCTCGGCGCCCGCCAGAGTGACGCTGCGGGGCGCCCGCTCCAGGGCCCTCTCGAGGAAGGCTTCCGGGAACCGGACGCGGCCCGACTCCCGGTCCACGTCGGCGCCCGCCCCGGCGAGGCGTTCGAGGACGAGGGGGTGGTCCAGGCGCACGCCGGTGCGGCCCAGGAGCTCGAACACCCGGCTGCGCAGCAGGGCGCGGCCCTCGTGGGAGAAGTAGGCGTTCTCGGTTCTCGTGCTCATGGTCGTGGACTCCTTGCCGGACGCCGGGCGCAGGAAGGCCAGGGCCCCTCTCCCGTGCTCACTTCAAGACACTGGGCAGCCAGAGGGCGATCTGGGGAAAGAACATCAGGAGCGCGATATTGAGGTAGATCGGGATCAGGAAGGGCAAAGAACCCTTCACGATGGTCCCCATGCTGTGTTGCGGCACCACGCTTCGCAGGACGAAGAGGCTCAAGCCGAAGGGGGGCGTGATGGTGCTCTGCTCGCCGGCCATCACGTACACGACGCCCCACCAGATCGGGTCGAACCCGAGGGCGACGATGATGGGCATCACGAAGGGAAAGGTGAGGAAGAGCATGGACCAGGAGTCGAAGAACATCCCCATGACGAGGTACATGAGGAAGAAGAGCGCCAGGATGCCGTAGCGTCCCACGGGGAGGGCCACCACGAAGTCCTTGAGCAGCGCGATCACCCCGGCGGAGTTGAAGACGTGGGACATGAGCGAGGACATGGCCATGATGAAGAGCGAAAACGACGTGATCTTCACCGTGTCGTAGAGACTCGTCTTGAAGATCTGCCAGGTCAGCTTCCGGTACCCCAGGGTGAGGACGATGCTCAGGAACGCCCCGAGGCTCGCCGCCTCGGTGGCGGTCATGAAGCCCCCGAAGATGGCCCCGAGGACCCCGAAGATGAGCCCTGCGAAGGGCAGGACCTCGAGCACCGCGCCAAACTTCTCCTTCCAGGTGTGGTGCACCGGGGCGGGGGCGAGGCGGGGGTTGATCTTGACCCACACGATGATCGTGAGGATGAAGAAGACGGCGAGCAGGACTCCGGGGATCAGGCCGGCGGCCAGCAGGTCTACGATGGACAGCCCCTGCCACGCGCCGAAGATGATGAGCAGGATGCTCGGGGGAATCAGCGGGGCCAGGATCGTCCCCGAGGCGATGGCCCCCAGGCCGAGCTTGGGCGAGTAGCCGCGGGCCTCCATGGCCGGCCACGCGATCTTGCCGAATGTGGCGGTAGCCGCGATGGTCGAGCCGCACATGGCGCCGAAGACCGCGTTGCCCCCGATGATGGAGCACGCGAGTCCCCCCGGGAGCCCGCCGGTCCACTTGTCGATGGCGGCGAAGAGGCGCTCGTTCACCCCGGTGTTGCCCAGGATGGCCCCCATGAGAATGAAGAGCGGCATGGCGCTCAACGTGAATGAGTTGAGGGAGCCAAAGGCGGTGTAGGCAAGCTGGTCGATGGGTTGGCCCACGTACCACACGAGCCCGACTACGGCGATGACGCCCA includes:
- a CDS encoding trimethylamine methyltransferase family protein, whose translation is MSTRTENAYFSHEGRALLRSRVFELLGRTGVRLDHPLVLERLAGAGADVDRESGRVRFPEAFLERALERAPRSVTLAGAEPARDRTVPCPDGAFLVRSNTGAPFYLDPDSGERRNVTPDDLALWARLADSLDGVDFCPFPSPSGVPVQTADVHGLRCMLRNTRKHVWVQPYSGESVVHLLRLAAAACGGERALRERPRISMITCSLTPLDFKRMDLEIIVQASAAGVPLHACSLPSAGTTAPITIPGTILLAAAEIVVMAAVAQTLQPGAPVIATPLIFFGDMATGSSVQSSVEAVQGKAAAVAFLKAAFGLPTHTYGFGSDGPVPGDQSVLESTLLAGAVAAAGADILGGAGQLEVATTVSPVQLVLDEEIAQWLRRFRQELAVDDETLGWADLLATEPGAEFLRRKHTLRHCREAYRPRLLTRDGLAAWEAKGRSDLAARALERMRALTAQERPPVAPPEVCAELDALVAAADRELTA
- a CDS encoding TRAP transporter large permease subunit, whose product is MGPEGLFGLALVAGLLVLLLLGLEIAWAVGVIAVVGLVWYVGQPIDQLAYTAFGSLNSFTLSAMPLFILMGAILGNTGVNERLFAAIDKWTGGLPGGLACSIIGGNAVFGAMCGSTIAATATFGKIAWPAMEARGYSPKLGLGAIASGTILAPLIPPSILLIIFGAWQGLSIVDLLAAGLIPGVLLAVFFILTIIVWVKINPRLAPAPVHHTWKEKFGAVLEVLPFAGLIFGVLGAIFGGFMTATEAASLGAFLSIVLTLGYRKLTWQIFKTSLYDTVKITSFSLFIMAMSSLMSHVFNSAGVIALLKDFVVALPVGRYGILALFFLMYLVMGMFFDSWSMLFLTFPFVMPIIVALGFDPIWWGVVYVMAGEQSTITPPFGLSLFVLRSVVPQHSMGTIVKGSLPFLIPIYLNIALLMFFPQIALWLPSVLK
- a CDS encoding (2Fe-2S)-binding protein: MDDTRISVAFTLNGRSVRAEVEPHRSLLWLLREHFDLTGAKEGCGVGECGACTVLVDGRAVNACLVLAGKAEGRDVVTVEGLGGAEALHPLQEKFVDKGAVQCGFCTPGMLLSAKALLDRNPRPTREEIRVALSGNLCRCTGYNQIVDAVHAAARIGGGGEAPR